A DNA window from Brassica napus cultivar Da-Ae chromosome A4, Da-Ae, whole genome shotgun sequence contains the following coding sequences:
- the LOC106388405 gene encoding pentatricopeptide repeat-containing protein At4g13650 isoform X1, translating into MFLRSVSSSYILLLQTVPRHKVNTRYVLRTLCEIRRKPPVSGFRTSCAAVSVSLYEEEPFHEEETDSVESRGIRPNHQTFTWLLEGCLKRNGSLDEGRKLHGQILKLGFDNNASLSGKLLDFYLFKGDLDGALKVFDEMPERTVFTWNKMIKELAFRNLSGKALGLVSRMVNENVTLDEGTFAGILEACRVGNVAFDIVEQIHARMICQGLGNSTVVCNPLIDLCSRNGFVDLARKVFDGLRTKDHSSWVAMISGLSKNECEEDAIRLFCDMYILGIMPTPYALSSVLSACKKIQSFQTGEQLHGLVLKLGFASDTYVCNALVSLYFHLGNLISAEHIFSNMSYRDAVTYNTLINGLSQCGYGQKAIELFKRMKLDGLGPDCNTLVSLVIACSADESLSGGQQLHAYTTKLGFASDEKIEGALLNLYAKCSDIETALDYFLETEVENVVLWNVMLVAYGLLDDLRNSFRIFRQMQMEEIVPNQYTYPSILKTCIRLGDLELGEQIHCQIVKTSFQLNAYVCSVLIDMYSKLGKLDTARDILVRFAGKDVVSWTTMIAGYTQYNFNDKALATFRQMLDIGIRSDEVGFTNAISACAGLQSLKEGQQIHAQSCVSGFSFDLPLQNALVTLYSRCGKVEEAYLAFEQTEAGDNIAWNALVSGFQQSGNNEEALRVFARMNREGINSNNFTFGSAVKAASETANMKQGKQVHAVITKTGYDSETEVCNALISMYAKCGSISDAKKQFLEAASTRNEVSWNAIINAYSKHGFGSEALDLFDQMIRSNVRPNHVTFVGVLSACSHIGLVEKGIEYFESMNTKYGLAPKPEHYVCVVDMLTRAGLLTRAKEFIEEMHIEPDALVWRTLLSACVVHKNLEIGEFAARHLVELEPEDSATYVLLSNLYAVCKKWDARDQTRQKMKEKGVKKEPGQSWIEVRNKIHPFYVGDQNHPLTDEIHEYFRDLTKRASEIGYVQDCFSLLNEAQQEAKDPAIFIHSEKLAISYGLLSLPSTMPVNVMKNLRVCSDCHDWIKFVSKVSNREIIVRDAYRFHHFEGGACSCKDYW; encoded by the exons ATGTTTCTTCGGTCTGTGTCGTCTTCATATATCCTCCTCCTTCAAACTGTTCCTCGTCATAAGGTCAACACCAGATATGTCCTTCGT acACTTTGTGAGATCAGAAGAAAGCCACCAGTCTCCGGCTTCCGAACTAGTTGTGCTGCTGTGTCTGTATCTCTCTATGAAGAGGAGCCGTTCCATGAAGAAGAAACTGATTCTGTGGAGAGCCGTGGGATTCGACCTAATCATCAAACTTTTACATGGCTTCTAGAGGGATGTTTGAAGAGAAACGGATCTTTAGATGAAGGGAGGAAGCTACATGGCCAGATTTTGAAGCTGGGTTTTGATAACAATGCTTCTTTGTCTGGAAAGCTTCTTGATTTTTATCTATTCAAAGGAGACTTAGATGGTGCCttgaaggtgtttgatgaaatgcctgagagaaCAGTTTTTACTTGGAATAAGATGATAAAGGAGTTAGCTTTTAGAAACTTGAGTGGGAAAGCGTTAGGTCTTGTTTCGAGAATGGTTAATGAGAATGTGACGCTTGATGAAGGCACCTTCGCTGGTATTTTGGAAGCATGCCGTGTTGGTAATGTTGCTTTTGATATAGTTGAGCAGATTCATGCAAGGATGATATGTCAGGGTTTGGGGAACAGTACAGTTGTGTGTAATCCTTTGATTGATTTGTGCTCTAGAAATGGGTTTGTTGATCTAGCTAGAAAGGTTTTTGATGGATTACGTACGAAGGATCACAGTTCTTGGGTTGCAATGATATCAGGGCTGTCGAAAAATGAAtgtgaagaagatgccattAGATTGTTCTGCGATATGTATATCTTAGGTATCATGCCAACGCCTTACGCCTTGTCAAGTGTTTTAAGTGCGTGTAAGAAGATACAATCTTTTCAGACCGGCGAGCAACTTCACGGGCTAGTACTGAAGTTAGGGTTTGCCTCTGACACTTATGTTTGCAATGCACTTGTGTCCTTATACTTTCATTTGGGCAATTTGATATCAGCAGAACACATCTTCAGCAACATGTCATATCGAGATGCGGTTACTTACAACACTCTTATCAACGGGCTTTCTCAGTGCGGTTACGGCCAGAAAGCTATTGAATTGTTCAAAAGGATGAAGCTTGATGGGCTTGGACCAGACTGCAATACTCTTGTAAGCCTTGTGATTGCATGTTCAGCTGATGAAAGTCTTTCTGGTGGACAACAGCTACATGCTTACACAACCAAACTCGGTTTTGCTTCGGATGAGAAGATTGAAGGTGCGCTTCTTAATCTGTATGCAAAATGCTCTGATATTGAAACCGCCCTCGATTATTTCCTTGAGACTGAGGTTGAGAATGTGGTTCTGTGGAATGTCATGCTAGTTGCTTATGGGCTGTTAGACGATCTAAGAAACTCTTTTAGGATCTTCAGACAGATGCAGATGGAGGAAATTGTTCCAAATCAATATACCTACCCGAGTATTCTGAAAACTTGCATCCGTCTTGGGGATCTTGAGCTTGGGGAACAGATCCATTGTCAGATAGTAAAAACAAGCTTTCAGCTCAATGCCTATGTGTGTAGTGTGCTCATAGATATGTACTCAAAACTAGGAAAATTAGATACTGCCAGAGATATACTTGTAAGATTTGCTGGGAAAGATGTTGTGTCTTGGACGACGATGATTGCAGGTTACACGCAATACAACTTCAACGACAAAGCTTTAGCAACTTTCAGGCAGATGCTAGATATTGGGATCCGGTCTGATGAAGTTGGATTCACAAATGCAATTAGCGCATGTGCTGGTCTTCAATCTCTAAAGGAAGGACAGCAGATTCATGCTCAGTCTTGTGTATCTGGATTCTCGTTTGACCTGCCCCTTCAAAATGCACTGGTCACGCTTTATTCCAGATGCGGAAAAGTAGAGGAGGCGTATCTAGCGTTTGAACAAACTGAAGCTGGAGATAATATAGCATGGAACGCTCTGGTGTCAGGGTTTCAGCAGAGCGGAAACAACGAGGAAGCGCTTCGCGTCTTTGCTCGAATGAACAGAGAAGGTATCAACAGTAATAATTTCACGTTTGGGTCTGCTGTAAAAGCTGCTTCTGAGACAGCAAACATGAAACAAGGGAAGCAGGTTCATGCTGTGATCACCAAAACAGGATACGATTCAGAAACCGAAGTTTGTAATGCTTTGATCTCAATGTATGCCAAGTGTGGGAGCATTTCTGATGCAAAGAAGCAGTTCCTTGAAGCCGCCTCTACGAGAAATGAAGTTTCTTGGAATGCGATTATTAATGCTTATTCTAAACATGGGTTTGGTTCTGAGGCACTAGATCTTTTCGACCAGATGATCCGTTCAAATGTAAGGCCTAATCATGTGACATTTGTGGGAGTTTTATCAGCATGTAGCCATATAGGTCTTGTGGAAAAAGGAATTGAATACTTTGAATCCATGAACACAAAATATGGATTAGCTCCCAAGCCTGAACACTATGTGTGCGTAGTGGATATGCTAACACGAGCTGGTCTTTTGACCCGTGCGAAAGAGTTTATTGAGGAGATGCATATTGAGCCCGATGCCTTGGTCTGGAGAACGCTTTTGAGTGCTTGTGTTGTGCACAAAAACTTGGAGATAGGAGAGTTCGCTGCACGTCATCTCGTGGAGTTAGAGCCTGAAGACTCAGCAACATATGTGCTTCTCTCAAATCTGTATGCTGTGTGCAAGAAATGGGACGCTAGGGATCAAACAAGACAGAAGATGAAAGAGAAGGGTGTGAAGAAAGAACCTGGACAAAGCTGGATTGAAGTTAGAAACAAAATTCACCCTTTCTACGTTGGTGACCAGAATCATCCGTTGACTGATGAAATACATGAATATTTCAGAGATCTTACCAAACGAGCATCTGAGATCGGATATGTGCAAGACTGTTTCAGCCTCCTGAATGAAGCGCAGCAAGAGGCTAAAGATCCGGCGATCTTCATTCACAGCGAGAAGCTAGCGATTTCGTATGGACTCCTTAGCTTGCCTTCTACCATGCCTGTAAATGTAATGAAGAACCTACGAGTTTGCAGTGATTGCCATGATTGGATCAAGTTTGTATCAAAGGTTTCGAATAGAGAAATCATTGTGAGGGATGCATATAGGTTTCATCATTTTGAAGGAGGTGCTTGTTCATGTAAAGATTACTGGTAA
- the LOC106388404 gene encoding uncharacterized protein LOC106388404, which translates to MKKPIPKIRVFGQRSIAPSFLNRNSIPVEDDSSSKKVDKCASFSEFLDSKLNNKSVLFNAAQKSSQEEGPRLFTSLVSSKDVTQLSHGFGMEIKASKEKTMLRQFKPRETQISEQVVMSRADASLEPLDQATAEEVDLLTTCFTEINDDIIVKDDKLPKKRKDPFEGMESMDRTRKPVLVFGDNNSKSVQEEGERGGSNSTSCKKLKRTYNHYANGSGFWDRDMEGVDSEEVGHSEVWEGVGSTTFGDIVDWH; encoded by the exons atgaagaaaccAATtcccaaaattagggtttttggccAGCGATCGATCGCCCCTTCTTTCCTTAATCGTAATTCGATTCC TGTGGAAGACGACTCTTCGTCGAAGAAAGTTGACAAGTGCGCTTCGTTTTCAGAGTTTCTCGATAGCAAGCTTAACAACAAATCTGTGCTCTTCAACGCTGCTCAG AAATCATCACAGGAAGAAGGACCAAGACTTTTCACCTCATTGGTTAGCTCCAAGGACGTGACACAGCTCTCTCATGGGTTTGGGATGGAGATAAAGGCGTCCAAAGAAAAGACAATGCTTCGTCAGTTTAAGCCAAGAGAGACCCAGATAAGTGAACAAGTTGTGATGAGTAGGGCCGATGCGAGTCTTGAGCCCTTGGATCAAGCCACTGCTGAAGAGGTTGATCTTTTGACGACATGCTTTACTGAGATCAATGATGATATCATTGTGAAGGATGATAAACtaccaaagaaaagaaaagatccTTTCGAGG GTATGGAGAGCATGGATAGAACGAGAAAGCCTGTTTTAGTCTTTGGAGACAACAACTCAAAGTCGGTGCAAGAGGAAGGTGAAAGAGGAGGAAGCAACAGCACTAGTTGTAAGAAGCTGAAACGCACTTATAACCATT ATGCAAATGGTTCAGGGTTTTGGGACCGTGACATGGAAGGTGTTGACTCGGAAGAAGTGGGACATAGTGAAGTGTGGGAAGGAGTTGGTTCGACCACGTTCGGGGATATAGTTGATTGGCACTAG
- the LOC106388403 gene encoding protein disulfide isomerase pTAC5, chloroplastic-like — protein MASSSLPLSLPFPLRSRSSTRALTFRRSRLFLSLPTSIVCLSTQNPSGEESRWLREEQRWLREEQRWLREEQRWIRERETLLQEIADLQLRIQTLESRNPDTISNLAALLQVLKDKNRISESGSSAKPMVLENTREVEEEEEEEEEEEVVVVEKQVVAEEKAKVSEPVKKKRVTLKGGSEGEEVQAMQEALLKLGFYSGEEDMEFSSFSSGTARAVKTWQSSLGVREDGVMTEELLQMLFMDQVINEDVKTEKVETSTMKQETKEAGNGAVKTQQSIMKDQGNRGNEVSQHRVFLLGENRWEDPSRLNKPSKSTDTRRKCITCRGEGRLMCLECDGTGEPNIEPQFMELVDEDAKCVYCEGLGYTVCDVCEGKTAV, from the exons atGGCCTCCTCTTCTCTACCACTCTCTCTCCCATTCCCTCTCCGATCCCGTAGCAGCACTCGAGCTCTAACCTTCAGACGCTCCCGTCTCTTTCTCTCCCTTCCCACCTCCATCGTTTGCCTCTCCACTCAAAACCCCTCCGGCGAAGAGTCTCGGTGGCTCCGGGAAGAGCAGAGGTGGCTTCGCGAGGAGCAAAGATGGCTTCGTGAGGAGCAACGCTGGATACGCGAGCGTGAAACCCTCCTCCAGGAGATTGCGGATCTCCAGCTCCGAATTCAAACCCTAGAATCTCGAAACCCGGATACGATCTCGAACTTAGCTGCTCTGCTTCAGGTTCTCAAGGACAAGAATCGAATTTCAGAGAGTGGGTCGAGCGCAAAGCCGATGGTACTGGAGAATACGAGAGAagtcgaggaagaagaagaagaagaagaagaagaggaagtggTGGTTGTGGAGAAGCAGGTGGTTGCTGAAGAGAAGGCTAAGGTTTCGGAGccggtgaagaagaagagggtgACTTTGAAGGGGGGAAGCGAAGGTGAAGAGGTTCAAGCAATGCAG GAAGCTTTGCTAAAATTAGGATTCTATTCGGGtgaggaggacatggagttttCCAGCTTCTCAAGTGGGACAGCAAGAGCTGTTAAGACTTGGCAa TCATCTTTAGGCGTCCGTGAAGACGGGGTAATGACAGAAGAGCTCCTTCAGATGTTGTTCATGGATCAAGTAATCAATGAAGACGTAAAGACAGAGAAGGTTGAAACAAGTACAATGAAGCAAGAG ACCAAGGAAGCTGGTAATGGAGCAGTAAAGACGCAGCAGTCAATCATGAAAGACCAAGGGAACAGAGGAAATGAGGTTTCTCAACATCGGGTTTTCCTTCTCGGAGAAAACCGGTGGGAAGATCCCTCAAGGCTCAACAAACCAAGTAAATCTACAGATACCAGAAGGAAGTGCATCACTTGTCGAGGGGAGGGTCGATTGATGTGCCTAG AGTGCGATGGAACCGGTGAACCAAACATTGAGCCGCAG TTTATGGAATTGGTTGATGAAGATGCCAAGTGTGTGTACTGTGAAGGTCTTGGCTATACAGTTTGCGATGTCTGTGAAGGCAAAACAGCCGTTTAA
- the LOC106388405 gene encoding pentatricopeptide repeat-containing protein At4g13650 isoform X2 — protein sequence MFLRSVSSSYILLLQTVPRHKTLCEIRRKPPVSGFRTSCAAVSVSLYEEEPFHEEETDSVESRGIRPNHQTFTWLLEGCLKRNGSLDEGRKLHGQILKLGFDNNASLSGKLLDFYLFKGDLDGALKVFDEMPERTVFTWNKMIKELAFRNLSGKALGLVSRMVNENVTLDEGTFAGILEACRVGNVAFDIVEQIHARMICQGLGNSTVVCNPLIDLCSRNGFVDLARKVFDGLRTKDHSSWVAMISGLSKNECEEDAIRLFCDMYILGIMPTPYALSSVLSACKKIQSFQTGEQLHGLVLKLGFASDTYVCNALVSLYFHLGNLISAEHIFSNMSYRDAVTYNTLINGLSQCGYGQKAIELFKRMKLDGLGPDCNTLVSLVIACSADESLSGGQQLHAYTTKLGFASDEKIEGALLNLYAKCSDIETALDYFLETEVENVVLWNVMLVAYGLLDDLRNSFRIFRQMQMEEIVPNQYTYPSILKTCIRLGDLELGEQIHCQIVKTSFQLNAYVCSVLIDMYSKLGKLDTARDILVRFAGKDVVSWTTMIAGYTQYNFNDKALATFRQMLDIGIRSDEVGFTNAISACAGLQSLKEGQQIHAQSCVSGFSFDLPLQNALVTLYSRCGKVEEAYLAFEQTEAGDNIAWNALVSGFQQSGNNEEALRVFARMNREGINSNNFTFGSAVKAASETANMKQGKQVHAVITKTGYDSETEVCNALISMYAKCGSISDAKKQFLEAASTRNEVSWNAIINAYSKHGFGSEALDLFDQMIRSNVRPNHVTFVGVLSACSHIGLVEKGIEYFESMNTKYGLAPKPEHYVCVVDMLTRAGLLTRAKEFIEEMHIEPDALVWRTLLSACVVHKNLEIGEFAARHLVELEPEDSATYVLLSNLYAVCKKWDARDQTRQKMKEKGVKKEPGQSWIEVRNKIHPFYVGDQNHPLTDEIHEYFRDLTKRASEIGYVQDCFSLLNEAQQEAKDPAIFIHSEKLAISYGLLSLPSTMPVNVMKNLRVCSDCHDWIKFVSKVSNREIIVRDAYRFHHFEGGACSCKDYW from the exons ATGTTTCTTCGGTCTGTGTCGTCTTCATATATCCTCCTCCTTCAAACTGTTCCTCGTCATAAG acACTTTGTGAGATCAGAAGAAAGCCACCAGTCTCCGGCTTCCGAACTAGTTGTGCTGCTGTGTCTGTATCTCTCTATGAAGAGGAGCCGTTCCATGAAGAAGAAACTGATTCTGTGGAGAGCCGTGGGATTCGACCTAATCATCAAACTTTTACATGGCTTCTAGAGGGATGTTTGAAGAGAAACGGATCTTTAGATGAAGGGAGGAAGCTACATGGCCAGATTTTGAAGCTGGGTTTTGATAACAATGCTTCTTTGTCTGGAAAGCTTCTTGATTTTTATCTATTCAAAGGAGACTTAGATGGTGCCttgaaggtgtttgatgaaatgcctgagagaaCAGTTTTTACTTGGAATAAGATGATAAAGGAGTTAGCTTTTAGAAACTTGAGTGGGAAAGCGTTAGGTCTTGTTTCGAGAATGGTTAATGAGAATGTGACGCTTGATGAAGGCACCTTCGCTGGTATTTTGGAAGCATGCCGTGTTGGTAATGTTGCTTTTGATATAGTTGAGCAGATTCATGCAAGGATGATATGTCAGGGTTTGGGGAACAGTACAGTTGTGTGTAATCCTTTGATTGATTTGTGCTCTAGAAATGGGTTTGTTGATCTAGCTAGAAAGGTTTTTGATGGATTACGTACGAAGGATCACAGTTCTTGGGTTGCAATGATATCAGGGCTGTCGAAAAATGAAtgtgaagaagatgccattAGATTGTTCTGCGATATGTATATCTTAGGTATCATGCCAACGCCTTACGCCTTGTCAAGTGTTTTAAGTGCGTGTAAGAAGATACAATCTTTTCAGACCGGCGAGCAACTTCACGGGCTAGTACTGAAGTTAGGGTTTGCCTCTGACACTTATGTTTGCAATGCACTTGTGTCCTTATACTTTCATTTGGGCAATTTGATATCAGCAGAACACATCTTCAGCAACATGTCATATCGAGATGCGGTTACTTACAACACTCTTATCAACGGGCTTTCTCAGTGCGGTTACGGCCAGAAAGCTATTGAATTGTTCAAAAGGATGAAGCTTGATGGGCTTGGACCAGACTGCAATACTCTTGTAAGCCTTGTGATTGCATGTTCAGCTGATGAAAGTCTTTCTGGTGGACAACAGCTACATGCTTACACAACCAAACTCGGTTTTGCTTCGGATGAGAAGATTGAAGGTGCGCTTCTTAATCTGTATGCAAAATGCTCTGATATTGAAACCGCCCTCGATTATTTCCTTGAGACTGAGGTTGAGAATGTGGTTCTGTGGAATGTCATGCTAGTTGCTTATGGGCTGTTAGACGATCTAAGAAACTCTTTTAGGATCTTCAGACAGATGCAGATGGAGGAAATTGTTCCAAATCAATATACCTACCCGAGTATTCTGAAAACTTGCATCCGTCTTGGGGATCTTGAGCTTGGGGAACAGATCCATTGTCAGATAGTAAAAACAAGCTTTCAGCTCAATGCCTATGTGTGTAGTGTGCTCATAGATATGTACTCAAAACTAGGAAAATTAGATACTGCCAGAGATATACTTGTAAGATTTGCTGGGAAAGATGTTGTGTCTTGGACGACGATGATTGCAGGTTACACGCAATACAACTTCAACGACAAAGCTTTAGCAACTTTCAGGCAGATGCTAGATATTGGGATCCGGTCTGATGAAGTTGGATTCACAAATGCAATTAGCGCATGTGCTGGTCTTCAATCTCTAAAGGAAGGACAGCAGATTCATGCTCAGTCTTGTGTATCTGGATTCTCGTTTGACCTGCCCCTTCAAAATGCACTGGTCACGCTTTATTCCAGATGCGGAAAAGTAGAGGAGGCGTATCTAGCGTTTGAACAAACTGAAGCTGGAGATAATATAGCATGGAACGCTCTGGTGTCAGGGTTTCAGCAGAGCGGAAACAACGAGGAAGCGCTTCGCGTCTTTGCTCGAATGAACAGAGAAGGTATCAACAGTAATAATTTCACGTTTGGGTCTGCTGTAAAAGCTGCTTCTGAGACAGCAAACATGAAACAAGGGAAGCAGGTTCATGCTGTGATCACCAAAACAGGATACGATTCAGAAACCGAAGTTTGTAATGCTTTGATCTCAATGTATGCCAAGTGTGGGAGCATTTCTGATGCAAAGAAGCAGTTCCTTGAAGCCGCCTCTACGAGAAATGAAGTTTCTTGGAATGCGATTATTAATGCTTATTCTAAACATGGGTTTGGTTCTGAGGCACTAGATCTTTTCGACCAGATGATCCGTTCAAATGTAAGGCCTAATCATGTGACATTTGTGGGAGTTTTATCAGCATGTAGCCATATAGGTCTTGTGGAAAAAGGAATTGAATACTTTGAATCCATGAACACAAAATATGGATTAGCTCCCAAGCCTGAACACTATGTGTGCGTAGTGGATATGCTAACACGAGCTGGTCTTTTGACCCGTGCGAAAGAGTTTATTGAGGAGATGCATATTGAGCCCGATGCCTTGGTCTGGAGAACGCTTTTGAGTGCTTGTGTTGTGCACAAAAACTTGGAGATAGGAGAGTTCGCTGCACGTCATCTCGTGGAGTTAGAGCCTGAAGACTCAGCAACATATGTGCTTCTCTCAAATCTGTATGCTGTGTGCAAGAAATGGGACGCTAGGGATCAAACAAGACAGAAGATGAAAGAGAAGGGTGTGAAGAAAGAACCTGGACAAAGCTGGATTGAAGTTAGAAACAAAATTCACCCTTTCTACGTTGGTGACCAGAATCATCCGTTGACTGATGAAATACATGAATATTTCAGAGATCTTACCAAACGAGCATCTGAGATCGGATATGTGCAAGACTGTTTCAGCCTCCTGAATGAAGCGCAGCAAGAGGCTAAAGATCCGGCGATCTTCATTCACAGCGAGAAGCTAGCGATTTCGTATGGACTCCTTAGCTTGCCTTCTACCATGCCTGTAAATGTAATGAAGAACCTACGAGTTTGCAGTGATTGCCATGATTGGATCAAGTTTGTATCAAAGGTTTCGAATAGAGAAATCATTGTGAGGGATGCATATAGGTTTCATCATTTTGAAGGAGGTGCTTGTTCATGTAAAGATTACTGGTAA